The following proteins come from a genomic window of Micromonospora echinofusca:
- a CDS encoding ribulokinase, with protein sequence MTQPAAGPPRYVVGVDFGTLSGRAVVVDVADGTVRGEAVHAYRHGVIIERLPDGTPLPPDWALQHPDDHREVLRVAVPAALRAAGVRPEDVCGIGVDATSCTMLPTLADGTPLCELPDLAGRPHAYPKLWKHHAAQRQADRINDVAAARGESWLPRYGGRVSAEWQLAKALEVLQEDPAVFERAERFIEAADWLVWQLCGRETRNVPAAGYKGLRQDGRYPSAEFLRALHPRLDGLLPRVDGPLVPAGAQAGRLTADAARWTGLPAGTAVAAGAIDAHVTAAAARAVEPGRMLAVLGTSTCLIMNAETYREVPGVCGVVDGGVTAGAWGYEAGQSGVGDIFAWYARNALPAHYADEARRRGISPYELLDTLAADQPVGGHGLLALDWHSGNRSVLMDHELSGVLVGLTLATRPEEIWRALLEATAFGARTVVDAFTAAGVTVDELTVAGGLTDNRLLLRIYADVLNRPLHVLDSAHPAALGAAIHAAVAAGAYPDVPAASAAMGAGRRETWHPDPARSAAYDELYAEYRALHDHFGRGGTDVLHRLRALRHHPH encoded by the coding sequence GTGACACAGCCGGCGGCCGGCCCACCCCGGTACGTCGTCGGGGTCGACTTCGGCACCCTCTCCGGTCGGGCCGTCGTGGTCGACGTGGCCGACGGCACCGTACGGGGCGAGGCCGTCCACGCGTACCGGCACGGGGTGATCATCGAGCGGCTGCCCGACGGGACGCCGCTGCCGCCGGACTGGGCGTTGCAGCACCCCGACGACCACCGCGAGGTGCTCCGCGTCGCGGTGCCCGCCGCGCTGCGCGCCGCCGGGGTCCGGCCCGAGGACGTGTGCGGCATCGGCGTCGACGCCACCTCCTGCACGATGCTGCCCACCCTCGCCGACGGCACCCCGCTGTGCGAGCTGCCCGACCTGGCCGGGCGGCCGCACGCGTACCCGAAGCTGTGGAAGCACCACGCGGCCCAGCGGCAGGCCGACCGGATCAACGACGTCGCCGCCGCGCGCGGCGAGAGCTGGCTGCCCCGCTACGGCGGCCGGGTCTCCGCCGAGTGGCAGCTCGCCAAGGCGCTGGAGGTGCTCCAGGAGGACCCGGCCGTCTTCGAGCGGGCGGAGCGGTTCATCGAGGCCGCGGACTGGCTGGTCTGGCAGCTCTGCGGCCGGGAGACCCGCAACGTCCCGGCCGCAGGCTACAAGGGGCTACGGCAGGACGGGCGGTACCCGTCGGCGGAGTTCCTGCGCGCCCTGCACCCCCGCCTCGACGGGCTGCTGCCCCGCGTCGACGGCCCGCTCGTACCGGCGGGTGCCCAGGCCGGCCGGCTGACCGCCGACGCCGCCCGGTGGACCGGGCTGCCGGCCGGGACCGCCGTCGCGGCGGGCGCCATCGACGCGCACGTCACCGCCGCGGCGGCCCGCGCGGTCGAGCCCGGCCGGATGCTCGCGGTGCTCGGCACCTCCACCTGCCTGATCATGAACGCGGAGACGTACCGCGAGGTGCCCGGCGTCTGCGGCGTGGTCGACGGCGGCGTCACCGCCGGGGCGTGGGGCTACGAGGCGGGGCAGAGCGGGGTCGGCGACATCTTCGCCTGGTACGCCCGCAACGCCCTGCCGGCCCACTACGCCGACGAGGCACGCCGCCGGGGGATCAGCCCGTACGAGCTGCTGGACACCCTCGCCGCCGACCAGCCGGTGGGCGGCCACGGGCTGCTGGCCCTGGACTGGCACAGCGGCAACCGCTCGGTGCTGATGGACCACGAGCTGAGCGGCGTGCTGGTCGGGCTGACCCTCGCCACCCGGCCGGAGGAGATCTGGCGGGCGCTGCTGGAGGCCACCGCCTTCGGCGCCCGGACCGTCGTCGACGCGTTCACCGCCGCCGGGGTGACGGTCGACGAGCTGACCGTGGCCGGCGGGCTGACCGACAACCGGCTGTTGCTGCGGATCTACGCCGACGTGCTCAACCGGCCGCTGCACGTGCTCGACTCCGCCCACCCGGCGGCGCTGGGCGCGGCCATCCACGCGGCGGTCGCCGCCGGGGCGTACCCGGACGTGCCGGCCGCCTCGGCGGCGATGGGCGCCGGCCGGCGCGAGACCTGGCACCCCGATCCGGCCCGATCGGCGGCCTACGACGAGCTGTACGCCGAGTACCGCGCCCTGCACGACCACTTCGGCCGGGGCGGCACCGACGTCCTGCACCGCCTTCGCGCCCTGCGCCACCACCCCCACTAG
- a CDS encoding nSTAND1 domain-containing NTPase, with protein sequence MVRVIGPDGTVGGAGFVVAPDLVLTCAHVVSDALGLPREAAPDVEAQVIVELPLADSDRNACRGTAEVWRWVPIRADQSGDVAVLRLRAALPGARPLPMVDAESVWDHETRVVGFTDDHPDGIWHRGRFRGRTGRGWVQLSRADGQASHIKRGFSGSPVWDDDLGAAVGMVVAAQPVREAQQAFVMRTKTLAREIPELGDVLVPATPFRGLATFQEADAEVFFGRDDEATQVVTALRGTEPSVILYGPSGCGKSSLALAGVVPRMRRAGYDVLVVDAGRITSPRAAIATELFETVRAGWPDSGWVDSADQVERWLCELGITDTFHRATGRSAARLLVVLDQAEALLNRSESEIAETVALLFPHRQPTNLRVLATLRADFMDSALSHEHLGSVLRRGVTLPLTPMTRDQLHQVVTEPLGRIPVVEYDPGLERRILDDAGGEPGVLPLLGFVLARLWDRRAAGRLRAETYNDLGGVTGALRLHAEQAWRECVSAETEVEARRLLTGLVRLLPGGEAPLRRVLTREEAGEERWRLALAFAERRLLVLSGADGRPESAELAHEALVTAWPALAEQVRADAEFLAGRAEVQHDLERWRRADSSADLLPGALQLAALETRLRGREADLTGEQRHFLAQAHRRRRAQRVRVRAGWTAAGLVLALVVGLGTFLVQESKVRAQREAEGRSRALAVQSDELTGTNPGAAVLAALAGYGIAPTQEARSALMRGYLELKDAAWTLTDAEGNIAAAATSADAAVTLVTTESGRATLFVRTAEGRVRQEQLRLADNALSPAVSRDGRRIAYLRDADGVIAWHDVTPTGEQLAGPAHPLQGALEERSLGATHIMDFSPEARRLVAVPAADSKRPGQVWDLETGQPRTLPAQVSGLTNVWFGPNEETLVAHRAGAGQASMATVDIYSGTVRDLAGAVDYSGNAVSADGSVAVVCRQEGTAPDSIGAAHYQAVRVADGQVLSRYRRGDDTSCREVAVDARGERFAVLVRTGEWDLVDATTAPDGAVRFFGPDSLERIAHLPLLGTAHEPVVVTRNDSMVTGWALVKDTGDVAYSPPKLLGDGSTMVVRVGKDGDRLRIMETEGAQRTIAEVVSDARTPPDAKQPLQVNNAETLVADVSDHHRISVRALPSLRQVAEFTTAAPPVDADGKPELLQFLFHSDERLVTQSGTRVEYWDARAGRRLAPSIDLRELGLTSGADQPTYFVGRHSLPGHAAVTVTGEPEVYAINLLTGEEAKEHRVRLGNDLLVAVPLGDPRYLVVMTTGRMVELWSVHRGRPSQRVAGPLGPLRENRWVAGGTGGAGFFLANRNSIRLLQADDPGYRETYVFAEDEGFLAATKGGTSVLYSPPVGGRLKLLRLDPALWQGHLCAVVGRELTDDEREGLSRGLPTRICPS encoded by the coding sequence GTGGTTCGGGTCATCGGTCCGGACGGCACCGTCGGCGGTGCCGGCTTCGTTGTCGCCCCGGACCTCGTCCTCACCTGCGCTCATGTGGTGTCCGACGCGCTCGGCCTGCCTCGCGAGGCAGCGCCGGACGTCGAGGCCCAGGTGATCGTCGAGCTGCCGCTGGCCGATAGCGACCGGAACGCGTGCCGGGGGACGGCGGAGGTGTGGCGGTGGGTGCCGATCCGCGCTGACCAGAGCGGGGACGTGGCCGTGCTGCGGTTGCGCGCCGCGCTTCCCGGTGCACGCCCGCTGCCGATGGTCGACGCCGAGAGTGTGTGGGACCACGAGACGCGGGTGGTGGGATTCACCGACGACCATCCGGACGGGATCTGGCATCGAGGAAGGTTCCGTGGGCGCACCGGGCGTGGCTGGGTACAGCTGTCGCGGGCGGACGGGCAGGCCAGCCACATCAAGCGAGGCTTCAGCGGCAGCCCCGTCTGGGACGACGACCTGGGCGCGGCGGTCGGCATGGTGGTCGCGGCCCAGCCGGTGCGCGAGGCACAGCAGGCGTTCGTCATGCGTACGAAGACACTGGCGCGGGAGATACCCGAACTGGGTGACGTGCTTGTCCCGGCGACGCCCTTTCGTGGACTTGCCACCTTCCAGGAAGCCGACGCGGAAGTCTTCTTCGGCCGCGACGACGAGGCGACGCAGGTGGTCACCGCGCTGCGGGGGACGGAGCCGAGCGTCATCCTCTACGGTCCTTCAGGCTGCGGCAAGTCGTCGCTTGCGCTCGCCGGTGTGGTACCGAGGATGCGTCGGGCCGGCTACGACGTCCTGGTGGTCGACGCCGGCCGCATCACGTCCCCGAGAGCGGCGATCGCGACGGAACTCTTCGAGACGGTGCGTGCGGGATGGCCCGACTCCGGCTGGGTGGACAGCGCCGATCAGGTGGAACGCTGGTTGTGCGAGTTGGGGATCACGGACACCTTCCACCGGGCCACAGGGCGATCGGCGGCCCGCCTGCTGGTCGTCCTCGACCAGGCCGAAGCCCTGCTGAACCGTTCAGAGTCGGAGATCGCCGAGACCGTCGCGCTGCTGTTCCCGCACCGGCAACCGACCAACCTGCGGGTCCTGGCCACCCTGCGCGCCGACTTCATGGACTCCGCATTGAGTCACGAGCACCTGGGGTCCGTACTACGTCGCGGGGTGACGCTACCACTGACCCCGATGACCCGCGACCAGCTGCACCAGGTGGTGACCGAGCCACTCGGGCGGATACCTGTGGTCGAGTACGACCCCGGGCTGGAACGGCGCATTCTGGACGACGCGGGCGGCGAGCCGGGGGTTCTGCCGCTGCTCGGCTTCGTCCTGGCGCGGCTGTGGGACAGACGGGCCGCCGGGCGCCTTCGAGCCGAGACCTACAACGATCTTGGTGGTGTGACCGGTGCGCTGCGGCTACACGCCGAACAGGCGTGGCGGGAGTGCGTCAGCGCCGAGACCGAGGTGGAGGCTCGGCGGCTGCTCACCGGACTGGTACGGCTGCTGCCGGGTGGTGAGGCTCCACTGCGGCGGGTGCTGACGCGCGAGGAGGCCGGCGAGGAACGCTGGCGCCTCGCGCTCGCGTTCGCCGAGCGGCGCCTGCTGGTCCTGTCCGGTGCCGACGGCCGCCCGGAGAGCGCGGAGTTGGCGCACGAAGCGCTGGTCACGGCGTGGCCGGCGTTGGCGGAGCAGGTCCGGGCCGATGCCGAGTTCCTCGCGGGGCGTGCGGAGGTGCAGCACGACCTGGAGCGATGGCGCAGGGCCGATAGCTCGGCCGATCTGCTACCCGGCGCCCTTCAGCTCGCGGCCCTGGAGACGCGGTTGCGGGGGCGCGAGGCGGATCTCACCGGCGAGCAGCGGCATTTCCTGGCCCAGGCCCACCGTCGGCGACGCGCGCAGCGGGTCCGGGTGCGTGCGGGATGGACTGCCGCAGGTCTGGTCCTCGCCCTGGTCGTCGGACTGGGCACGTTCCTGGTGCAGGAGTCGAAGGTGAGGGCTCAGCGGGAGGCGGAGGGTCGGTCGCGGGCGCTGGCGGTCCAGTCGGACGAGTTGACCGGCACCAACCCGGGGGCGGCCGTCCTGGCCGCGCTCGCGGGGTACGGGATCGCGCCGACGCAGGAGGCTCGTAGCGCGTTGATGCGCGGGTACCTGGAACTCAAGGACGCGGCGTGGACCCTGACCGACGCCGAAGGGAACATCGCGGCGGCGGCGACGAGCGCCGACGCGGCAGTGACGTTGGTGACGACCGAGAGCGGCCGGGCCACCCTCTTCGTCCGGACGGCCGAGGGCCGGGTGCGGCAGGAGCAGCTTCGGTTGGCTGACAATGCTCTGTCTCCGGCGGTGAGCCGGGACGGCCGGCGGATCGCCTACCTGCGCGACGCGGACGGTGTGATCGCCTGGCACGACGTGACGCCCACGGGTGAGCAGCTGGCAGGGCCCGCGCACCCGCTACAGGGCGCACTCGAGGAACGCTCCCTGGGCGCCACCCACATCATGGACTTCTCGCCGGAGGCCCGCAGACTGGTCGCGGTGCCGGCGGCGGATTCGAAACGGCCGGGGCAGGTTTGGGACCTGGAAACGGGACAGCCACGGACCCTACCGGCCCAGGTCTCCGGGCTCACGAACGTGTGGTTCGGGCCGAACGAGGAGACGCTGGTGGCGCACCGCGCCGGAGCGGGACAGGCCTCGATGGCGACGGTCGACATCTACTCCGGCACCGTACGTGACCTGGCCGGCGCCGTCGACTACTCGGGCAACGCGGTGTCGGCTGACGGCAGCGTGGCGGTCGTGTGCCGGCAGGAGGGCACCGCTCCCGACTCGATCGGAGCGGCCCACTACCAGGCTGTCCGTGTGGCGGACGGACAGGTGCTCAGTCGCTACCGCCGTGGAGACGACACCTCCTGTCGGGAAGTGGCGGTGGACGCCAGGGGTGAGCGCTTCGCCGTGTTGGTGCGGACCGGCGAGTGGGACCTCGTCGACGCCACGACGGCGCCGGACGGCGCAGTGCGGTTCTTCGGGCCCGACTCGCTGGAGAGGATCGCCCACCTGCCCCTGCTGGGGACCGCCCACGAGCCTGTCGTGGTCACCCGGAACGACAGCATGGTGACCGGCTGGGCGCTCGTGAAGGACACCGGTGACGTCGCGTACAGCCCGCCGAAGCTGCTGGGCGACGGGAGCACGATGGTGGTCCGCGTGGGGAAGGACGGCGACAGACTGCGGATCATGGAGACGGAAGGGGCGCAGCGGACCATCGCCGAAGTGGTCAGCGATGCCCGGACGCCGCCGGACGCGAAGCAGCCCCTCCAGGTCAACAACGCCGAGACTCTGGTGGCAGACGTGTCCGACCACCACCGGATCTCTGTGCGGGCACTGCCGTCGCTGCGCCAGGTGGCCGAGTTCACCACTGCGGCACCACCCGTCGACGCCGACGGGAAACCGGAGCTGCTGCAGTTCCTCTTTCACAGCGACGAGCGGCTGGTGACCCAATCCGGCACCCGGGTCGAGTACTGGGACGCCCGCGCGGGGCGCCGCCTGGCGCCGTCGATCGACCTGCGCGAGCTTGGGCTCACCAGCGGCGCGGACCAACCGACCTACTTCGTGGGCCGCCACTCCCTTCCCGGGCACGCGGCAGTCACCGTTACCGGCGAACCGGAGGTGTACGCCATCAATCTGCTCACTGGCGAGGAGGCCAAGGAGCATCGAGTACGCCTCGGCAACGATCTCCTCGTGGCTGTCCCGCTGGGGGATCCGCGCTACCTGGTGGTGATGACCACAGGCCGGATGGTGGAGTTGTGGTCGGTGCACCGCGGGCGACCGTCGCAGCGGGTGGCCGGCCCGCTCGGGCCGCTGAGGGAGAACCGGTGGGTGGCGGGCGGTACCGGAGGGGCCGGGTTCTTCCTGGCCAACAGGAACTCCATACGCCTGTTGCAGGCTGACGATCCCGGCTATCGGGAGACGTACGTCTTCGCGGAGGACGAGGGCTTCCTCGCCGCCACGAAAGGCGGCACGTCGGTGCTGTACTCGCCTCCGGTGGGAGGCCGTCTGAAACTGCTCCGCCTCGATCCCGCGCTCTGGCAGGGGCACCTGTGCGCCGTTGTCGGTCGTGAGCTGACCGACGACGAACGCGAAGGGCTCTCCCGGGGCCTGCCAACCCGGATCTGCCCTTCCTGA
- a CDS encoding CU044_2847 family protein, which yields MGEGQPGHTVEVPLGDGEGVVRVQVDEVDESLVRVGRGGRAMARAEQSLGQMLEVVRPVADAFVGQCRAMAQLPDEATLEFGLSLSSDAKIVIAGVSTAANFSVSLTWNRRDEGDPAGGPQGI from the coding sequence GTGGGTGAGGGCCAGCCCGGCCATACGGTCGAGGTGCCTCTGGGGGATGGCGAAGGCGTCGTCAGGGTCCAGGTGGACGAGGTGGACGAGAGCCTGGTGCGGGTCGGCCGTGGTGGTCGTGCGATGGCACGGGCTGAGCAGTCGCTTGGGCAGATGCTTGAGGTCGTCCGCCCGGTGGCGGACGCCTTCGTCGGCCAGTGCCGTGCGATGGCTCAGCTCCCGGACGAGGCAACGCTGGAGTTCGGCCTGTCCCTGTCGTCCGATGCGAAGATCGTCATCGCGGGTGTCTCGACGGCTGCCAACTTCTCAGTGAGTCTCACCTGGAACAGGAGAGACGAGGGCGATCCGGCTGGCGGTCCGCAAGGAATCTGA
- a CDS encoding alpha-hydroxy acid oxidase, producing MVEGVSSGSDLPAAEPSPASLADFAGAARAVLPPDVWDYVDGGSGAETTLAANRRALDRVAVLPRVLRGVHTPRTEARLLGTSYALPVAVAPMAYQRLVHPDGELGLAAAAGAAGVPYVASTLSSVPIEQIAGTGASVWFQLYWLRDRALVADLLDRAHAAGCTALTVTVDVPILGPRRRDVRNAFAIPPHVVAANLPAGRDDLAHTAAPGVSAIAAHTGEVFAPALTWADLDWLRGRTALPLVVKGVLDPRDAELAVAAGADAVVVSNHGGRQLDGAPATATVLPEVVAAVADRCEVLLDSGVRDGFDVLRALALGARGVLVGRPMLWALAAGGEAGARTALELLAGEFRDALALAGCADPEAARELRVIREG from the coding sequence ATGGTCGAGGGCGTGTCGTCGGGGTCGGACCTGCCGGCGGCGGAGCCGTCGCCGGCCAGCCTGGCCGACTTCGCGGGAGCGGCCCGGGCGGTGCTGCCGCCCGACGTGTGGGACTACGTCGACGGCGGCAGTGGTGCCGAGACCACGCTCGCCGCCAACCGCCGCGCGCTGGACCGGGTGGCCGTGCTGCCCCGGGTGCTGCGCGGCGTGCACACACCCCGCACCGAGGCGCGGCTGCTCGGCACGTCGTACGCCCTGCCGGTGGCGGTGGCGCCGATGGCGTACCAGCGCCTGGTGCACCCAGACGGGGAGCTGGGGCTGGCCGCGGCCGCGGGCGCGGCCGGCGTGCCGTACGTGGCCAGCACCCTGAGCAGCGTGCCGATCGAGCAGATCGCCGGGACTGGCGCGAGCGTCTGGTTCCAGCTGTACTGGCTGCGCGACCGGGCTCTGGTCGCCGACCTGCTGGACCGGGCGCACGCGGCGGGCTGCACGGCGCTGACGGTCACCGTGGACGTGCCGATCCTCGGCCCACGGCGGCGCGACGTGCGCAACGCGTTCGCCATCCCGCCGCACGTCGTGGCGGCCAACCTGCCCGCCGGCCGCGACGACCTCGCGCACACCGCCGCCCCGGGCGTCTCCGCCATCGCCGCGCACACCGGCGAGGTCTTCGCACCCGCGCTGACGTGGGCCGACCTGGACTGGCTGCGCGGCCGTACCGCCCTGCCACTGGTCGTCAAGGGCGTGCTGGACCCGCGCGACGCGGAGCTGGCGGTGGCCGCCGGCGCGGACGCCGTGGTGGTCTCCAACCACGGTGGCCGCCAGCTCGACGGCGCACCGGCCACCGCGACCGTGCTGCCGGAGGTGGTGGCGGCGGTGGCCGACCGGTGCGAGGTGCTGCTGGACAGCGGCGTACGCGACGGCTTCGACGTGCTGCGCGCGCTGGCCCTCGGCGCGCGGGGGGTGCTGGTCGGCCGGCCCATGCTGTGGGCGCTCGCCGCCGGCGGCGAGGCCGGGGCGCGCACGGCGCTTGAGCTGCTGGCCGGCGAGTTCCGCGACGCCCTGGCGCTGGCCGGCTGCGCCGACCCCGAGGCGGCCCGCGAGCTGCGCGTGATCAGGGAGGGCTGA
- a CDS encoding aminotransferase-like domain-containing protein, whose product MTETVDLRVADLHPAVDDPALNSMNFLNEVAQHYPDAVSLAAGRPYEEFLDVAALHRHLDRFRRHLADDLGQSPAQVHRTLLQYGRTKGIVHHLVARNLAVDEDVTVDPEAIVVTVGCQEAMFLVLRALRADPRDVLLAVAPTYVGLTGAARLLDLPVRPVRGGPAGIDLADLREQVRVARAAGLRPRACYVMPDFANPSGTSIGLTDRRRLLDLAAEEDLLLLEDNPYGLFPAPHAGRLPTLKALDSARRVVYLGSFAKTVLPGARVGYVVADQRVAGADGTVSLLADQLAKIKSMVTVNTSAIAQAVVGGALLEHGCSLVAATVRERAAYGRNLRHLLDGLARRFPAGTSPVRWNVPAGGFFVVLTVPFGVDDALLHRSAREYGVLWTPMAHFYAAGAPVDALRLSVSAVTPDEIDLGLDRLAALVADETARRAATAEVG is encoded by the coding sequence GTGACGGAGACGGTGGACCTGCGCGTGGCCGACCTGCACCCGGCGGTCGACGACCCGGCGCTGAACTCCATGAACTTCCTCAACGAGGTGGCCCAGCACTACCCCGACGCGGTGTCGCTGGCGGCCGGCCGGCCGTACGAGGAGTTCCTCGACGTCGCGGCGCTGCACCGGCACCTGGACAGGTTCCGCCGGCACCTGGCCGACGACCTCGGGCAGAGCCCCGCGCAGGTGCACCGCACGCTGTTGCAGTACGGCCGCACCAAGGGCATCGTGCACCACCTCGTCGCCCGCAACCTCGCCGTCGACGAGGACGTCACGGTCGACCCGGAGGCGATCGTGGTGACCGTCGGCTGCCAGGAGGCGATGTTCCTGGTACTGCGGGCGCTGCGGGCCGACCCGCGCGACGTGCTGCTCGCCGTCGCACCGACGTACGTGGGGCTGACCGGCGCCGCCCGGCTGCTGGACCTGCCGGTGCGGCCGGTACGGGGCGGTCCCGCCGGCATCGACCTGGCCGACCTGCGCGAGCAGGTACGCGTGGCCCGGGCGGCGGGGCTGCGCCCGCGCGCCTGCTACGTGATGCCGGACTTCGCCAACCCGTCCGGCACCAGCATCGGCCTGACCGACCGGCGGCGGCTGCTCGACCTGGCCGCCGAGGAGGACCTGCTGCTGCTGGAGGACAACCCGTACGGCCTCTTCCCCGCCCCGCACGCCGGGCGGCTGCCCACCCTCAAGGCGCTGGACTCCGCGCGACGGGTCGTCTACCTGGGCTCCTTCGCCAAGACGGTGCTGCCGGGCGCCCGCGTGGGCTACGTGGTCGCCGACCAGCGCGTCGCCGGCGCGGACGGCACGGTGAGTCTCCTCGCCGACCAGCTTGCCAAGATCAAGAGTATGGTCACGGTGAACACGTCGGCGATCGCCCAGGCGGTGGTCGGCGGGGCGCTGCTGGAGCACGGGTGCAGCCTGGTGGCGGCCACCGTCCGGGAGCGGGCGGCGTACGGTCGAAACCTGCGCCACCTGCTCGACGGCCTGGCCCGGCGCTTCCCGGCGGGGACCTCGCCGGTGCGGTGGAACGTCCCGGCCGGCGGCTTCTTCGTCGTGCTCACCGTGCCGTTCGGCGTCGACGACGCCCTGCTGCACCGGTCCGCCCGCGAGTACGGGGTGCTCTGGACGCCGATGGCGCACTTCTACGCCGCCGGTGCCCCCGTCGACGCGCTGCGGCTGTCGGTCAGCGCCGTCACCCCGGACGAGATCGACCTCGGGCTGGACCGGCTGGCCGCGCTGGTCGCCGACGAGACGGCCCGCCGGGCGGCGACCGCCGAGGTGGGATGA
- a CDS encoding alpha/beta hydrolase — MSIHPQVAAYRAAREAAGTPPLYSQSLAEARAADLAAIRASGGAVEPVHEVRDTHVPGPAGDLPVRVHRPAGEGPLPTLVYFFGGGWTLGSVDTADGICRRLANAVPCQVVTVGYRLAPEHPFPSAVHDCHAATRWIADNPAEFGVDPLRVAVGGDSAGGNLAAAVTLLARERGGPRFAAQLLVYPNTDQSADPRGDAEDPLLFNRRSVAWYRGHYLADPADARHPLASPLLAADLAGLPPALVITAEHDPLRDEGERYAHRLRGAGVPTTLTRYAGMIHGFFAMPGAFDDGRHAQDQAAAFLRDRFAAAGGAGGEGDR, encoded by the coding sequence GTGAGCATCCATCCGCAGGTGGCGGCGTACCGGGCCGCCCGCGAGGCGGCCGGCACCCCGCCGCTGTACTCCCAGAGCCTGGCCGAGGCCCGCGCCGCCGACCTCGCCGCGATCCGCGCCAGCGGCGGCGCGGTCGAGCCGGTGCACGAGGTACGCGACACGCACGTGCCCGGCCCGGCCGGCGACCTGCCGGTGCGCGTCCACCGGCCGGCGGGGGAGGGGCCGCTGCCCACCCTGGTCTACTTCTTCGGCGGCGGGTGGACCCTCGGTAGCGTGGACACCGCCGACGGCATCTGCCGACGGCTGGCCAACGCCGTGCCCTGCCAGGTGGTCACCGTCGGCTACCGACTGGCCCCGGAGCATCCCTTTCCCTCCGCCGTGCACGACTGCCACGCGGCCACCCGGTGGATCGCCGACAACCCTGCGGAGTTCGGCGTCGACCCGCTGCGCGTGGCGGTCGGCGGGGACAGCGCCGGCGGCAACCTCGCCGCCGCCGTCACCCTGCTGGCCCGCGAGCGCGGCGGGCCACGGTTCGCCGCCCAGCTGCTGGTGTACCCGAACACCGACCAGAGCGCCGACCCCAGGGGCGACGCCGAGGACCCGCTGCTGTTCAACCGCCGCTCGGTGGCCTGGTACCGGGGTCACTACCTCGCCGACCCCGCCGACGCGCGGCACCCGCTGGCGTCACCGCTGCTCGCCGCCGACCTGGCCGGCCTGCCGCCGGCGCTGGTGATCACCGCCGAGCACGACCCGCTGCGCGACGAGGGGGAGCGGTACGCGCACCGGCTGCGCGGGGCCGGCGTGCCGACCACCCTCACCCGGTACGCCGGCATGATCCACGGCTTCTTCGCCATGCCGGGGGCGTTCGACGACGGCCGGCACGCCCAGGACCAGGCCGCGGCGTTCCTGCGCGACCGGTTCGCCGCGGCGGGCGGTGCCGGTGGGGAGGGAGACCGGTGA